One Parasphingorhabdus cellanae genomic region harbors:
- a CDS encoding ABC transporter permease, which produces MSADLSKAWTIARRDLRGRFVGLRLLIVCLFLGVATLAAIGSLTSAITDELANRGQSILGGDLEISVAQREATPTELETLNAAGELSETLRMQAMARLPDGSDTQLVELKGVDALYPLYGDFTLADGANAPPLGVDDIYVTPALIQRLSLKIGDSIEFGEATFTVRGVIGDEPDRLSEGLSLGPVAITSLQGLRATNLIQPGSLFQSKYRLKLPATADPAELGDQLEKQYKNAAWEVKTRDNGAPSTRRFIERMGQFLTLVGLASLVIAGIGVGNGVASYLRGKQGAIATLKILGADSAMVFRIYMFQILAVALVAITAGLVIGALAPLIIIEVAGEVLPIKPEFALYPLPLLVSAAYGLLIAVIFALPPLSRAKLIPAAGLFRGESRSWREIDKPTWIAVSLAIAAIVALAVGSGREPIFSLAFIGAALGILLLLSLLGVLIRWLASKAPRPKQPLLRLALTNLHRPGAQTGQLVVALGLGLTLFATLAAIETSLTNEIRLSVPQRAPNFFVLDIPAERADEFKTQVNASAPEADINIVPTLRGIITEYGGQIVSELDQIPEGAWVLRGDRGLTYSAELPEGSEITAGEWWPADYDGPPLVSVDSEQAAALGLNVGDSLTVSLLGVEIKTTVASLRKINWRNFGFNYVLVFPPNVLANTPHNVAATVQLDEAKEDGLLGSLPREFPSISMVKVKEIASQIGTILDQMATAIASAASIAIFSGIAVLIGAIAASRQSRVYDSVILKLLGATRSQILSAQAIEYAVLALLLSAVALGLGLLAGWFVITQIFEFTWQPDWMVVMVTLAIGAIVTLGIGLLGSIPVLSAKPARALREL; this is translated from the coding sequence GTGAGTGCCGATCTCTCTAAAGCTTGGACGATCGCCCGGCGCGATTTGCGCGGCCGGTTTGTTGGTCTGCGTCTCTTAATCGTCTGCCTGTTTTTGGGTGTTGCAACCCTTGCTGCTATCGGCAGCTTGACAAGCGCGATCACCGATGAACTCGCCAATCGTGGCCAGTCGATATTGGGCGGCGATTTGGAAATTTCCGTGGCCCAGCGCGAAGCAACGCCGACGGAACTTGAAACACTAAATGCGGCGGGCGAGCTGTCCGAAACCTTGCGCATGCAAGCCATGGCGCGGTTGCCCGATGGCAGCGACACCCAGTTGGTCGAGCTAAAAGGTGTCGATGCACTCTACCCGCTCTATGGCGATTTTACCCTAGCAGACGGAGCGAATGCACCCCCGCTTGGCGTCGACGATATCTATGTCACACCTGCTCTGATCCAGCGCTTATCTCTAAAGATCGGTGACTCCATTGAATTTGGCGAAGCAACTTTCACTGTAAGGGGGGTTATTGGCGATGAACCCGATCGACTAAGCGAGGGATTATCCTTGGGGCCGGTTGCTATTACTTCTTTGCAAGGCCTGCGCGCGACAAACTTGATCCAACCCGGGAGCCTGTTCCAAAGCAAATACCGCCTAAAATTACCTGCAACAGCCGATCCCGCTGAGCTCGGTGATCAACTGGAAAAACAATATAAAAACGCCGCTTGGGAAGTCAAAACCCGCGACAATGGCGCGCCGAGCACTAGGCGTTTTATAGAACGCATGGGTCAATTTTTGACGCTCGTCGGCCTCGCATCGCTGGTCATTGCCGGAATTGGCGTCGGTAATGGTGTTGCCTCATACCTGCGCGGTAAACAGGGTGCGATAGCGACGCTGAAGATTTTGGGCGCGGACAGCGCAATGGTCTTTCGCATCTATATGTTTCAGATTTTAGCGGTTGCTCTGGTTGCGATAACTGCTGGATTGGTTATCGGTGCGCTTGCGCCGCTAATCATTATTGAGGTTGCTGGCGAAGTTTTGCCGATCAAGCCCGAATTTGCACTTTATCCACTACCGTTGCTTGTCAGCGCCGCTTATGGCTTGCTCATTGCGGTTATATTCGCTCTGCCGCCGCTGTCTCGGGCGAAACTAATTCCTGCCGCCGGACTATTTCGCGGCGAAAGCCGGTCATGGCGCGAGATTGACAAGCCGACATGGATTGCCGTCTCCCTCGCCATTGCTGCGATCGTGGCATTAGCTGTAGGCAGCGGACGAGAACCGATATTTTCACTCGCCTTTATTGGCGCCGCCCTTGGAATTTTGTTGCTGCTTAGCTTGCTCGGCGTGCTGATCCGTTGGCTGGCTAGCAAGGCGCCGCGGCCAAAACAACCACTGCTACGACTGGCTCTTACCAATCTTCACCGCCCCGGCGCTCAGACCGGTCAACTGGTTGTGGCCTTGGGCCTTGGTCTGACTTTGTTCGCCACGCTGGCCGCGATCGAAACCAGCTTGACCAATGAAATCAGGCTCAGCGTTCCTCAAAGAGCACCGAATTTCTTTGTTCTCGATATTCCCGCAGAACGCGCCGACGAGTTCAAAACGCAGGTCAACGCCAGTGCCCCTGAAGCAGACATAAATATCGTACCCACCCTGCGCGGTATCATTACCGAATATGGCGGACAAATCGTCTCTGAACTCGACCAAATACCAGAGGGGGCTTGGGTGTTGCGTGGTGATCGAGGGCTAACATACAGCGCCGAATTGCCCGAAGGCAGTGAAATTACGGCCGGTGAATGGTGGCCTGCCGACTATGACGGTCCGCCGCTGGTATCGGTCGATTCAGAACAGGCGGCAGCGCTAGGGTTAAATGTTGGAGACAGCTTGACGGTTAGCCTTCTCGGCGTTGAGATTAAAACTACCGTTGCTTCGCTCCGTAAGATCAACTGGCGCAATTTTGGCTTTAACTATGTGCTAGTGTTCCCGCCAAATGTGCTGGCTAATACGCCGCACAATGTAGCGGCAACGGTTCAGTTGGACGAAGCCAAAGAGGATGGATTACTGGGTTCCTTACCGCGTGAATTTCCCTCTATTTCAATGGTTAAAGTTAAAGAAATAGCATCACAAATCGGCACAATATTGGATCAGATGGCCACTGCGATTGCCTCCGCTGCATCCATAGCCATTTTTTCCGGGATAGCCGTGCTGATTGGGGCGATTGCAGCCTCTCGCCAGTCGCGCGTTTATGATAGCGTCATTCTGAAACTGCTCGGTGCAACCCGGTCGCAAATCTTGTCGGCGCAAGCGATAGAATACGCAGTTCTGGCTTTGCTGCTATCTGCTGTTGCTTTGGGTCTAGGCCTTCTCGCAGGTTGGTTTGTAATAACCCAGATTTTCGAGTTTACGTGGCAGCCAGACTGGATGGTTGTGATGGTCACGCTAGCTATCGGAGCAATTGTTACGCTAGGGATTGGGTTATTGGGATCAATACCAGTGCTATCCGCAAAACCAGCGCGCGCACTGCGAGAGCTTTAA
- a CDS encoding bile acid:sodium symporter family protein yields MQTIRLILIDKFIWLLGGSVLLATLFPVRGTAEPIAAFAVSAGIFWIFLLHGIRLDRQEVVAGFRNWRLQSAVFGYVFGAMVVAGFILSRIVDGHIAPMIAVGFLYLGCLPSTIQSAASYTAIAKGNMGASVVAAATVNLSSIIITPVVFALLASSVGIVITGGSFVKIITMLLLPFVIGQLIQGWARPWVAQYGNIVGWSDKIAISLAVYVAFSGAVVAGIWQQVPGDQFLIVAIAITALLMFAFGGAWLLGGIAGFALNDRKALLFGGAQKSIAVGAPLAAILFPPENAGLLLIPLLFYHLSSLVLSAPLAVRLSKS; encoded by the coding sequence ATGCAAACTATAAGACTGATTTTGATAGATAAATTTATCTGGTTGTTAGGGGGCTCTGTTCTTTTGGCAACCTTGTTTCCGGTAAGAGGAACAGCTGAGCCCATTGCTGCATTTGCGGTTTCGGCAGGAATTTTCTGGATATTTCTACTTCACGGCATCCGGTTGGATCGACAAGAAGTGGTTGCGGGTTTTCGCAATTGGCGTCTGCAGTCGGCCGTTTTCGGATATGTTTTCGGCGCAATGGTGGTCGCTGGATTTATCCTTTCACGCATTGTTGACGGGCATATTGCTCCCATGATTGCGGTCGGTTTTCTATATCTCGGCTGTCTGCCTTCCACGATCCAATCAGCGGCGAGTTATACTGCCATCGCAAAAGGGAATATGGGAGCATCGGTCGTGGCTGCGGCGACAGTGAACCTATCTTCCATCATTATCACGCCTGTAGTTTTTGCTTTGCTGGCTAGCTCTGTCGGTATTGTTATTACGGGCGGTTCTTTTGTGAAAATCATAACCATGCTGTTGCTGCCATTTGTAATCGGGCAACTGATCCAGGGTTGGGCGCGTCCATGGGTGGCGCAATATGGGAATATAGTGGGATGGTCTGACAAGATTGCTATCAGCTTGGCCGTTTATGTCGCCTTCTCCGGCGCTGTGGTCGCAGGCATCTGGCAGCAGGTACCTGGTGATCAGTTCCTGATCGTTGCTATCGCGATCACCGCGCTGTTGATGTTTGCATTTGGCGGCGCTTGGCTGCTCGGTGGTATCGCGGGCTTCGCTTTGAATGACCGTAAGGCGTTACTATTTGGCGGGGCTCAAAAAAGTATTGCGGTTGGAGCACCTCTGGCCGCCATATTATTTCCGCCAGAAAACGCCGGATTGTTGCTGATACCGCTACTATTCTATCATCTATCTAGTCTAGTGCTGTCGGCACCATTAGCGGTGCGCCTGTCAAAGTCCTAA
- a CDS encoding glycosyltransferase family 2 protein: MKIQPVSSFSVSDPSITIVMPVYNGARYLDSAIRSVLQQRYSDWELICIDDGSTDGSDAIIMGHAMADQRIRHLSNGQNLGLPATLNRGFTEARGMFHSWTSDDNILRADMLVKLVEELENRPDVDMVYAGYSVIDDADNIMRYVAPPSMDKRWYGNPVGAAFLYRREVTEKLGGYDEQLFGAEDYDYWMRAAHYFEMMPLDVDLYLYRRHDRSLTDQRSKDIRQLVSKVLLRELEQVDDKALRANALVHRILSSWYHFDVKLFGKALASHPPTVLKASPRLAIDLARAIWHRVRP, translated from the coding sequence ATGAAAATCCAGCCTGTATCATCATTTAGTGTAAGTGATCCGTCCATTACTATCGTGATGCCGGTATATAATGGCGCACGCTATCTGGATAGTGCGATCCGTTCGGTTTTGCAGCAGCGATATTCCGATTGGGAACTCATCTGTATCGATGATGGATCTACCGACGGTTCGGACGCGATAATTATGGGCCATGCGATGGCTGACCAGCGCATACGTCATCTGAGCAATGGTCAAAATTTGGGACTACCCGCTACGCTTAATCGGGGTTTCACCGAAGCGCGGGGGATGTTCCACAGTTGGACGAGCGACGACAATATCTTGCGCGCCGATATGTTAGTGAAACTGGTCGAGGAACTGGAGAACAGACCCGATGTGGATATGGTCTATGCGGGTTACAGCGTTATTGATGATGCGGACAATATCATGCGCTATGTGGCACCGCCATCAATGGATAAACGTTGGTATGGGAATCCGGTTGGTGCAGCATTTCTCTATCGCCGCGAAGTCACTGAAAAGCTTGGAGGATATGACGAGCAGCTTTTTGGCGCTGAAGACTATGATTATTGGATGCGCGCGGCGCATTACTTTGAAATGATGCCACTTGACGTTGACCTCTATCTCTATCGCCGTCACGATCGGAGCCTGACCGATCAACGGAGCAAAGACATTCGTCAATTGGTATCCAAAGTGCTGTTGCGGGAACTGGAGCAGGTTGATGACAAAGCCTTGCGAGCCAATGCACTGGTCCATCGAATTTTATCCAGCTGGTATCATTTTGATGTGAAATTATTTGGCAAGGCTTTGGCAAGCCATCCCCCGACCGTGTTGAAAGCATCGCCGCGGCTGGCGATAGATCTGGCCCGTGCAATCTGGCATCGCGTTCGGCCTTAA
- the typA gene encoding translational GTPase TypA has translation MSLRNIAIIAHVDHGKTTLVDQLFRQSGTFRDNERVEERAMDSNDLEKERGITILAKCTSVEWKGTRINIVDTPGHADFGGEVERILSMVDGVILLVDSAEGAMPQTKFVTGKALALGLKPIVVVNKIDRPDGRAEEVLDEVFDLFVNLDANDEQLDFPSLFASGRNGYAGDTPEVREGDLSPLFDKIVEHVPEPDVNPDADFKFLVTLLDRDNFVGRILTGKVESGKIDLNAPIHAIDMDGKVVETGRATKIMAFRGLERVPVDSAKAGDIISLAGLTDATVANTICDPSVTEPIAAQPIDPPTLSMNFAVNDSPMAGREGDKVTSRIIRDRLLREAESNVAIKITESDEKDSFEVAGRGELQLGVLIETMRREGFELSISRPRVLYREEDGKRQEPYETVVIDVDNEHSSTVVSKMQRRKAELTEQRPSGGGKTRLTFSAPSRGLIGYHGEFLSDTRGTGLMNRLFEKYGPYKGVIEGRPVGVLVSNGTGTAMSYALNALEERGILFIGGQTPVYEGMVIGENAKPGDLDVNPMKSKQLTNFRSTGKDDAVRLTPPKIMTLEQAIAYIDNDELVEVTPNNIRLRKRHLDPNDRKKAARKAEAA, from the coding sequence ATGTCTCTTCGCAATATAGCTATTATCGCGCACGTTGATCACGGCAAAACCACTCTTGTGGACCAGCTTTTCCGCCAGTCCGGTACATTCCGCGACAATGAGCGTGTCGAAGAACGCGCGATGGACAGCAATGATCTGGAAAAAGAACGCGGCATCACGATTCTCGCGAAATGCACCAGCGTCGAATGGAAAGGGACACGGATCAATATTGTCGACACCCCTGGCCATGCCGACTTTGGCGGCGAAGTGGAACGCATCCTTTCAATGGTTGATGGCGTTATCCTGCTCGTTGACAGTGCCGAAGGCGCGATGCCGCAGACGAAATTTGTGACGGGCAAGGCACTGGCACTCGGCTTGAAACCCATCGTGGTCGTCAACAAAATTGACCGCCCCGATGGTCGTGCGGAAGAGGTGCTCGACGAAGTGTTTGATCTCTTCGTCAATCTCGATGCCAATGACGAACAGCTTGATTTCCCATCGCTCTTTGCCAGCGGCCGCAATGGCTATGCCGGTGATACACCGGAAGTACGCGAAGGTGACTTGTCTCCTTTATTCGATAAAATTGTGGAGCATGTGCCTGAGCCGGATGTAAACCCGGATGCCGATTTCAAATTCCTGGTGACATTGCTCGACCGCGACAATTTTGTTGGTCGTATCCTGACCGGTAAGGTAGAGAGTGGTAAAATTGACCTCAACGCACCGATCCACGCAATCGATATGGATGGCAAGGTTGTTGAAACTGGTCGAGCGACGAAAATCATGGCCTTTCGCGGGCTCGAGCGTGTGCCCGTGGACAGTGCCAAAGCGGGCGATATTATCTCACTCGCCGGTCTGACAGACGCCACGGTTGCTAACACCATCTGCGATCCCTCGGTCACAGAACCGATTGCTGCTCAGCCGATTGATCCGCCCACGCTGTCGATGAACTTTGCCGTCAACGACAGCCCGATGGCTGGCCGCGAAGGCGACAAGGTTACCAGCCGTATCATCCGCGACCGCCTATTACGCGAAGCAGAATCCAACGTGGCGATCAAAATCACCGAGAGCGACGAAAAAGATAGTTTCGAAGTTGCCGGTCGCGGCGAATTGCAGCTTGGAGTCCTCATCGAAACAATGCGACGCGAAGGTTTTGAACTTTCGATTTCCCGCCCACGAGTTCTCTATCGTGAGGAAGATGGTAAGCGTCAGGAACCTTATGAAACCGTGGTTATCGATGTGGATAATGAACATAGCAGCACCGTGGTTTCCAAAATGCAGCGCCGTAAAGCTGAGCTGACGGAACAGCGTCCATCGGGCGGCGGCAAGACCCGCCTGACATTCTCTGCTCCATCACGCGGATTGATCGGCTATCATGGCGAATTTCTATCCGATACGCGCGGCACCGGCCTGATGAACCGTCTGTTCGAAAAATATGGCCCTTATAAAGGCGTTATCGAAGGTCGTCCCGTTGGTGTATTGGTTTCCAACGGCACTGGTACAGCGATGTCCTATGCGCTTAACGCCTTGGAAGAACGCGGTATCTTGTTCATCGGCGGCCAGACCCCGGTCTATGAAGGCATGGTTATCGGCGAAAATGCAAAGCCGGGCGATCTCGACGTCAATCCGATGAAATCGAAACAGCTGACCAACTTCCGCTCAACAGGCAAGGATGACGCCGTGCGCCTTACTCCGCCAAAAATCATGACGCTGGAACAGGCCATTGCCTATATCGACAATGACGAGCTGGTCGAGGTTACTCCAAACAACATTCGTTTACGCAAACGACATCTCGATCCCAATGATCGCAAGAAAGCAGCGCGCAAGGCTGAAGCGGCTTAA
- a CDS encoding MBL fold metallo-hydrolase has product MTAIVKKIPYWSAAATFALLTACVPDTANDAGNFNIADTCRDNPFALQVLGSGGPIADDHRAGASNILWIDGKARLLVDAGSGAFVRYGEAGIDFNDHDAILFTHLHGDHASGLPALLNNGAFAARTEALTIAGPSGNDQFPSTVGYLDALIGKDRGALRYLHPYLEDNDALPRLTIQNIDSSKTGLQRVWDQDDLQVDAIAVHHLDVPALAYIIRAKGKTIVMAGDQSFLSEDFVQTLAGTKPDLLVMHNAITMADGQPRGLHRDPKSIGETAGALDAKTLLLTHHMQRAVNVQDQVNAAIAKNYGGPVLLADDLSCHPI; this is encoded by the coding sequence ATGACAGCAATTGTTAAAAAGATACCTTATTGGTCTGCAGCAGCCACGTTTGCATTGCTGACCGCCTGCGTCCCTGACACTGCTAATGATGCGGGAAATTTTAACATCGCGGACACATGCCGCGACAACCCTTTTGCCCTACAAGTTCTAGGCTCCGGCGGTCCGATTGCTGATGATCACCGCGCAGGTGCCAGCAATATTTTATGGATTGATGGCAAAGCGCGGCTGCTCGTTGATGCCGGTAGCGGCGCTTTTGTTCGCTACGGTGAGGCTGGTATTGATTTCAATGACCATGACGCCATCCTTTTTACCCATTTACATGGAGATCATGCCAGCGGCCTTCCGGCACTATTGAACAACGGTGCTTTCGCCGCCCGGACTGAAGCCCTCACCATAGCTGGTCCATCCGGAAATGATCAATTTCCGTCAACAGTCGGTTATCTTGATGCGCTGATCGGCAAAGATCGCGGTGCTCTACGCTATCTCCATCCCTATCTCGAAGATAATGATGCCCTGCCCCGCCTTACGATCCAGAATATTGATAGCAGCAAGACAGGATTGCAGCGAGTCTGGGATCAGGATGATTTGCAAGTTGATGCGATCGCCGTCCATCACCTCGATGTTCCTGCCCTTGCTTACATCATCCGCGCCAAAGGCAAGACCATTGTGATGGCCGGCGATCAAAGTTTTCTCAGCGAGGACTTTGTCCAAACGCTTGCTGGAACTAAACCGGATCTGCTTGTGATGCATAATGCTATCACCATGGCAGACGGACAGCCCCGCGGACTCCATCGCGATCCAAAATCAATTGGTGAAACCGCTGGGGCGCTCGATGCCAAGACATTGCTGCTAACCCATCACATGCAGCGCGCCGTAAACGTTCAAGATCAGGTCAATGCCGCAATTGCAAAAAATTATGGCGGACCCGTTCTGTTGGCAGATGATCTGTCCTGCCATCCAATTTAA
- a CDS encoding glycerophosphoryl diester phosphodiesterase membrane domain-containing protein, with product MFKQHGAKIALVQVILSMAMAGLLLFLFFDFVKLFAEDILTKPEMMLEEVGSTMGNFIFGTMMISALSMAGYFIGWRIALVRERESFISSFLYGIIAAFPSIFSLIILAVAFAVLLVLIGLVLGAIAGYTLTIETATTAPGVAVFIFYAIYVIMFLFLCARLIVTGPVMAAERGFNPFSALATSWKLTKNNSMIIMLYLFLVSVAFTLLFGVVGYLTSLAAMASITLAMIVGGSLFMALATLYLLFPAGIYIALTNPVQEVEQVFS from the coding sequence ATGTTTAAGCAACATGGAGCAAAAATCGCTTTGGTGCAGGTCATTCTATCCATGGCGATGGCGGGCCTTTTGCTGTTCCTATTTTTCGATTTCGTTAAGCTATTTGCAGAAGATATTCTGACAAAACCAGAAATGATGCTCGAAGAAGTAGGCAGTACGATGGGCAATTTCATCTTTGGTACGATGATGATATCCGCCTTGTCGATGGCCGGATATTTCATCGGTTGGCGTATCGCTTTAGTGCGCGAACGGGAGAGCTTCATTAGCTCCTTTCTCTATGGCATTATAGCCGCTTTCCCCTCGATATTTTCCCTCATCATTTTGGCTGTGGCATTTGCGGTCTTGCTCGTCCTTATTGGTTTAGTTTTAGGTGCAATTGCGGGTTACACATTGACAATCGAAACTGCAACAACGGCACCTGGCGTTGCCGTTTTTATCTTTTACGCAATCTACGTCATTATGTTCCTTTTTCTATGTGCACGGCTGATTGTCACTGGCCCAGTTATGGCGGCAGAGCGCGGTTTTAATCCGTTCAGTGCCCTCGCAACATCTTGGAAGCTGACCAAAAATAATAGCATGATAATCATGCTGTATCTGTTTTTAGTTTCGGTAGCATTTACCCTGCTATTTGGTGTCGTCGGATATCTCACCAGTTTGGCTGCCATGGCCTCGATTACCCTTGCAATGATCGTGGGCGGATCGTTGTTCATGGCTTTGGCAACCCTCTACCTGCTTTTTCCTGCGGGCATCTACATCGCTCTTACTAATCCCGTTCAAGAGGTCGAACAAGTGTTCAGTTAA
- a CDS encoding DUF805 domain-containing protein gives MEWMLMPLKRYADFSGRSRRKEYWMFALFQVIVVIGITILGGILGAFSPDAAGEMSFGGSLMFGLIGLYFLAVIVPSIAVQVRRFHDQDKSGWFVLLNFIPYLGGLIVFVFMCLDGTRGKNSYGEDPKMNENVGDVFS, from the coding sequence ATGGAATGGATGTTGATGCCGTTAAAGCGCTATGCGGATTTTAGCGGGCGGTCGCGACGCAAGGAATATTGGATGTTCGCGCTTTTTCAGGTAATTGTTGTTATTGGGATCACGATATTGGGCGGAATTTTAGGTGCCTTTTCCCCGGACGCGGCCGGCGAAATGTCTTTCGGCGGAAGCTTGATGTTTGGACTGATCGGGCTTTATTTCCTGGCAGTCATTGTACCATCAATAGCGGTACAAGTGCGGCGTTTCCATGATCAAGACAAATCCGGTTGGTTCGTTCTTTTGAATTTCATACCATATCTCGGCGGGTTAATCGTTTTTGTATTCATGTGTTTGGATGGAACCAGAGGTAAAAATAGCTATGGCGAAGATCCGAAAATGAATGAAAATGTAGGTGATGTGTTTAGCTGA
- a CDS encoding DUF3297 family protein → MTDTPEEPAKTSPSGADTPPDHLAINPRSKYYGGELLERGIGINFRGERKHNIEEYCVSEGWVKVQAGKTLDRKGNPLLIKLNGEVEAWFEDLGEGAPTIKKDA, encoded by the coding sequence ATGACCGACACTCCCGAAGAACCGGCAAAGACAAGCCCGTCTGGCGCAGACACCCCACCTGACCATCTCGCCATTAATCCGCGGAGCAAATATTATGGTGGTGAATTGCTGGAACGTGGGATTGGCATCAATTTCCGCGGGGAGCGCAAGCATAATATCGAGGAATATTGCGTATCTGAAGGCTGGGTCAAGGTACAGGCTGGCAAGACCTTGGACCGCAAAGGCAATCCTTTGCTCATAAAGTTAAATGGCGAGGTGGAAGCCTGGTTTGAAGATTTGGGCGAGGGTGCACCAACTATCAAGAAAGACGCTTAA
- a CDS encoding SDR family NAD(P)-dependent oxidoreductase has product MDFTDKIVWITGASSGIGEALAKAFAAQGAHIILSGRRVAALEAVAADITTDALLLPFETTDYDVLPAKVAEAQQWKGRVDVLINNAGISQRSLALDTDPNVYHQIVNVDLLAPIWLTQLLLPHMINAGGGHIVGISSVAGRIGVPLRTAYCAAKHGLIGYMDALRAETELRHNIYVTNILPGSIRTDVSRNALTKDGSRRDKSDAVIDNGMEPSECARQIIEAVANKAPELIIAEGPELMLAQLRQSDPEKLFEMTAGLGAQIAEKYEAGDDD; this is encoded by the coding sequence ATGGACTTCACTGATAAAATAGTCTGGATCACAGGCGCTTCATCCGGAATCGGAGAAGCGCTCGCGAAGGCCTTTGCAGCGCAAGGCGCACATATCATTTTATCCGGTCGCCGGGTAGCCGCCTTGGAGGCGGTTGCAGCTGACATTACAACCGACGCATTACTGCTCCCTTTCGAAACAACCGATTATGATGTGCTCCCCGCCAAAGTTGCTGAGGCGCAGCAGTGGAAAGGCCGTGTTGATGTCCTGATTAATAATGCCGGGATTAGCCAAAGAAGCCTGGCGCTGGACACCGACCCCAATGTGTATCATCAGATCGTGAATGTTGACCTGCTTGCGCCAATCTGGCTGACCCAGCTGCTGTTGCCGCATATGATCAATGCGGGCGGAGGCCATATCGTCGGGATTAGTTCAGTGGCCGGACGCATTGGCGTGCCATTGCGGACTGCTTACTGCGCAGCCAAGCATGGTCTGATTGGCTATATGGATGCACTGCGAGCCGAAACCGAGCTCCGTCACAACATCTATGTCACCAACATATTGCCCGGCTCTATCCGTACCGATGTATCCCGCAATGCACTGACGAAAGATGGATCCAGGCGTGATAAATCGGATGCGGTGATCGACAATGGTATGGAACCTTCCGAATGTGCACGTCAAATAATCGAAGCCGTTGCCAATAAAGCGCCAGAACTCATCATTGCCGAAGGCCCGGAATTAATGCTCGCCCAATTACGTCAAAGCGACCCTGAAAAATTATTTGAAATGACTGCTGGTCTCGGGGCACAAATTGCTGAGAAATATGAAGCGGGGGACGATGACTAA
- a CDS encoding enoyl-CoA hydratase, translating into MALVLLNKADGVATITLNRPAAMNALSHALRREFFDACENIAADHDIRAVIVTGAGERAFTAGLDLKELGSSGLGAATDQKPTSNPCRALEKLSVPVIGAINGVAITGGFELALSCDVLIASINARFADTHARVGIIPGWGLSQKLSRYIGLSRACELSFTGQFLDAETACAWGLINHVYTPAELMPAAQVLAADMATIDPEFLKTYKRLILDGYDRNFKDAMALEKQVTDTYNDSVSAEEVEQRRLAVVERGRALND; encoded by the coding sequence ATGGCGTTGGTCCTGCTAAACAAGGCCGACGGCGTCGCGACCATTACGCTTAACCGGCCAGCAGCCATGAACGCCCTGTCGCACGCTCTGCGCAGAGAGTTTTTTGACGCCTGCGAAAATATCGCGGCAGATCACGATATACGAGCCGTGATTGTTACAGGGGCGGGAGAACGTGCCTTTACCGCCGGACTAGATCTCAAGGAACTGGGGTCATCTGGACTAGGAGCTGCGACAGACCAGAAACCAACGAGTAATCCTTGCCGAGCGCTTGAGAAACTAAGCGTCCCCGTCATTGGCGCGATAAACGGAGTAGCCATAACTGGCGGGTTCGAATTGGCGCTGTCCTGCGATGTGCTGATCGCTTCCATTAACGCGCGCTTTGCAGACACCCATGCCCGTGTCGGTATCATTCCCGGCTGGGGTCTGTCGCAGAAACTTTCGCGCTATATCGGCTTGTCTCGCGCTTGCGAACTCAGCTTTACCGGGCAGTTTCTGGATGCCGAGACGGCTTGTGCCTGGGGTCTGATCAATCATGTCTATACACCGGCAGAGTTGATGCCGGCAGCCCAAGTGCTGGCGGCCGATATGGCAACGATCGATCCTGAATTTCTCAAGACTTACAAAAGGCTCATCCTCGATGGATATGACCGCAATTTCAAAGATGCTATGGCATTGGAAAAGCAGGTTACGGATACTTACAACGACAGCGTAAGCGCGGAAGAGGTTGAACAGCGGCGGCTAGCCGTTGTCGAAAGAGGTCGCGCGTTAAATGACTAA